One stretch of Cohnella algarum DNA includes these proteins:
- a CDS encoding TetR/AcrR family transcriptional regulator, translating to MDSHDFSDHEAFKNFPNGAKLSWGLAKPSRRGPKGELNVKKIVDAAIEIADSDGLPAVSMNRVASRLGFTPMSLYRYISGKEDLLFLMQDAVCEIPIPPDDPEKDWRQSMREYVAACIQVFRVHPWFADIPITGVPLGPNNLRVVDWALRPLRRFPLNDFEKMSIVLLLSGYSRSAGILQRDMDRAIQAGSDLGTFSGVGYGAALKLLLDPERFPDLYPIVASGAYTEESEVENTVGNDFDFGLERILDGIEHYLASKNAGANEGE from the coding sequence ATGGATAGCCATGATTTTTCGGACCACGAAGCGTTCAAAAACTTTCCGAACGGAGCCAAGCTCAGTTGGGGATTGGCCAAGCCGTCCCGGAGAGGCCCGAAGGGCGAATTAAACGTCAAAAAAATCGTCGACGCGGCGATCGAGATTGCCGACTCGGACGGGCTGCCCGCGGTTTCGATGAATCGGGTCGCCTCCAGGCTCGGGTTTACGCCGATGTCCCTCTACCGGTACATATCCGGCAAGGAGGACCTGCTTTTCCTTATGCAGGACGCCGTATGCGAGATTCCGATTCCGCCCGACGACCCGGAGAAGGACTGGCGGCAAAGCATGCGGGAATATGTCGCGGCATGCATTCAGGTGTTCCGGGTTCACCCGTGGTTTGCGGATATTCCGATTACGGGCGTCCCGCTCGGGCCGAACAATTTGCGGGTGGTCGACTGGGCGCTTCGGCCGCTTCGCCGATTTCCGTTGAACGATTTCGAGAAAATGTCGATCGTCTTGCTGCTCAGCGGCTACTCGCGTTCGGCCGGCATTCTCCAGCGGGACATGGACCGGGCCATTCAGGCCGGCTCCGACCTGGGAACGTTCAGCGGAGTCGGCTACGGGGCCGCCCTCAAGCTGCTGCTCGATCCCGAACGCTTTCCGGACCTGTATCCGATCGTCGCGTCCGGCGCGTATACGGAAGAAAGCGAGGTCGAAAATACGGTCGGCAACGATTTCGATTTCGGGCTGGAGCGGATTTTGGACGGGATCGAGCATTACCTCGCCTCCAAAAACGCCGGGGCGAACGAGGGCGAGTAG
- a CDS encoding DUF4183 domain-containing protein, whose protein sequence is MALQLMKLAVSIQTSVTVGPASDKFFYVTTAETAAGATLSIDAASFFDNTGAAVAALPALATDNSYFSVYVNGVLQMEGICTYTPGATGVGSLAIAVPAGGDPILADSPVVLEVLNFAPASTSTVNT, encoded by the coding sequence ATGGCATTGCAACTAATGAAACTCGCCGTCTCGATCCAGACGTCGGTGACGGTCGGACCCGCCTCCGACAAGTTTTTTTACGTGACGACGGCGGAAACGGCCGCGGGAGCGACGCTCAGCATCGATGCCGCCAGCTTTTTCGACAATACCGGCGCGGCGGTCGCGGCACTGCCGGCGTTGGCGACGGACAACAGCTATTTCAGCGTATACGTCAACGGCGTCCTTCAAATGGAAGGCATTTGCACCTATACGCCCGGCGCCACCGGCGTCGGTTCGCTTGCCATCGCCGTCCCCGCAGGCGGAGACCCCATCCTTGCGGATTCCCCGGTTGTGCTCGAAGTGCTGAATTTCGCGCCGGCTTCGACGTCGACGGTCAATACCTGA
- a CDS encoding ABC transporter permease, with protein sequence MRQSEAVLSGAAAEGRPKSRRKPRLRSSDKELSLLALPAAIYIFVFSYLTMFGVIIAFKNYRYDKGIWGSEWVGLANFEFFFLTEKAYIVTRNTVLYNVWFFIVTTLCALLVAVLLNEISRKWSKYYQTVMFLPTFVSWVVIMYLAEIFLHHDYGFINQVLQAFGAERVRWYLEPANWPAILTVAHLWKSIGFSALVYYAGIVAIDPSYYEAARIDGATRFQMVRKITIPMLAPLITILLIMNIGSMFRGDFGLHFFVSGNSPLLYNSVDIIDTFVYRALSVSGDTSMAAAVGLYQSLVGFVLVVAANYVVRKINEENSLW encoded by the coding sequence ATGCGCCAATCCGAAGCCGTCCTGTCCGGCGCCGCCGCCGAAGGCAGGCCGAAATCCCGCCGAAAGCCCCGGCTCAGGAGCAGCGACAAGGAGCTCAGCCTTCTGGCGCTCCCTGCGGCGATCTATATTTTCGTCTTCAGCTATCTGACGATGTTCGGCGTCATCATCGCGTTCAAAAATTACCGGTACGACAAGGGCATCTGGGGGAGCGAGTGGGTCGGGCTCGCCAACTTCGAATTTTTTTTCCTGACCGAGAAGGCGTATATCGTTACCCGCAATACCGTTCTTTACAACGTCTGGTTTTTTATCGTGACGACGCTCTGCGCGCTGCTCGTGGCGGTGCTGCTGAACGAAATTTCGCGAAAATGGAGCAAGTATTACCAGACCGTCATGTTTCTGCCGACCTTCGTCTCTTGGGTCGTCATCATGTATTTGGCGGAAATTTTCCTCCACCACGACTACGGCTTCATTAACCAGGTGCTGCAAGCGTTCGGGGCGGAGCGGGTTCGCTGGTACTTGGAACCGGCCAACTGGCCGGCCATTCTGACGGTGGCCCACCTGTGGAAATCGATCGGGTTTTCCGCGCTGGTCTATTACGCGGGCATCGTCGCGATCGATCCGTCTTATTACGAGGCGGCGCGGATCGACGGCGCGACCCGGTTTCAAATGGTCCGCAAAATCACGATTCCGATGCTGGCTCCGCTCATCACGATTTTGCTCATCATGAATATCGGCAGCATGTTCCGCGGCGATTTCGGCCTTCACTTTTTCGTATCGGGGAATTCGCCTCTTCTGTACAACTCGGTCGACATCATCGACACGTTCGTCTATCGCGCGCTCAGCGTCAGCGGCGACACGTCGATGGCGGCCGCGGTGGGGCTGTATCAATCGCTGGTCGGGTTTGTGCTGGTGGTGGCGGCCAACTACGTCGTCCGCAAAATCAACGAGGAAAATTCCCTTTGGTAG
- a CDS encoding ATP-binding cassette domain-containing protein — MNDLAIETKGLRKSFGRHTVLDGIDLTVPAGAVYALLGPNGAGKTTLIHILSTLVPPDEGLVRVAGFDVKTEKNKVKHAISLTGQFAAVDEMLTAEENLRMMGRLSGLSPAETTARARQLLNRFDLAAAARKRVKTYSGGMRRRLDLAISLVVPRPILFLDEPTTGLDTTSRRALWEIILRLKEQGTTVFLTTQYLEEADQLADLISVISGGRVIATGTAKELKSRVAGEVIELRGADDELLQSLPTTGHLADIRETLDGLYPLFPRETRVAIRKPSMDDVFLSLTSKKKEGIPS, encoded by the coding sequence ATGAACGACCTTGCAATCGAAACGAAAGGGCTGCGGAAATCGTTCGGCCGCCATACCGTGCTTGACGGAATCGACCTGACGGTCCCCGCGGGCGCCGTCTATGCGCTGCTCGGCCCGAACGGCGCGGGCAAAACGACGCTGATTCACATTTTATCGACGCTCGTCCCGCCGGACGAAGGCTTGGTCCGGGTGGCCGGATTCGACGTCAAAACCGAAAAAAACAAGGTCAAACACGCCATCAGCCTTACCGGCCAGTTCGCCGCGGTCGACGAAATGCTGACCGCCGAAGAAAACTTGCGCATGATGGGCCGGCTGTCCGGGCTCTCGCCCGCCGAAACGACGGCCAGAGCCCGCCAGCTGCTGAACCGCTTCGACCTGGCCGCCGCGGCCCGCAAGCGCGTCAAAACCTACTCGGGCGGCATGCGGCGGCGGCTCGATCTCGCGATCAGCCTGGTCGTGCCGAGACCGATTCTGTTTCTGGACGAACCGACGACCGGCCTCGACACGACAAGCCGGCGGGCCCTGTGGGAGATCATCCTGCGTTTGAAGGAACAAGGGACGACCGTTTTTCTGACCACGCAGTACCTGGAAGAAGCCGATCAGCTAGCCGATCTGATTTCCGTCATTTCGGGCGGGCGCGTCATCGCGACCGGAACGGCGAAGGAATTGAAATCGCGCGTGGCCGGCGAAGTGATCGAATTGCGAGGGGCGGACGACGAGCTGCTCCAGTCGCTTCCCACGACCGGGCATCTCGCGGACATTCGGGAAACGCTGGACGGGTTGTATCCGCTGTTTCCGCGGGAAACCCGGGTCGCCATTCGCAAACCGAGCATGGACGACGTCTTTCTGTCGCTCACATCCAAAAAAAAGGAGGGAATTCCGTCATGA
- a CDS encoding alpha/beta hydrolase, with the protein MEPTLRHETIHPSPMAARLGRRLRPGRRRMLARDTAPWRAAAAGMWAAGGAMAALGALGAPTGFGAGFDIAGAVALHTIGLLLAGSLVAWLLAVLHLALPGFACGAALFALSEVALILFFGDLGLWFSLGFAFFSVGTLALAGTAARMTFSRRFGWRRKLGAWLAVAGALLAVGATTAASGGTAAEPAALPSPEAAGEAIAPLRADDPSRPGSYAFEAFTYGSGQDRHRPEYGEGAAVVSASVDGSAYIRNWAWLRERFWGFDETSLPLNGRVWMPEGEGPFPLALIVHGNHLMEDFSDGGYAYLGEQLASRGIAAVSVDENFLNFSVWSGIPDEDMKPRAWLLLQHIRQLQAFAADASTPFYDRIDFDRIALIGHSRGGQAAAMAAAADQWFGEGAGLPDPDSYSIAGVAALAPTDTAVDGRVTRLTDVSYLVLQGAADADITSFYGERQYGRAGFSPSSEGFKASLYVDGANHGQFNTTWGSKDEAMPAALFLRSPSLSGEDQRQIAKAYLTAFAETVLKGESGYEALFRDYRAGALFLPDTGYWSRYESAAFVPVARFEETSDIEAPADRIDAEAAGTSYWTHEETTDRDGRKTGNRAVALKWEEEARYTLLAEEAMDGPFAGEKEGGSVSLVFSMSDGAADRGGESETEPESGPESPDRPDAEGGAAEPQPGEAGISLSEAEVELADASGASARVAISDVMPILPSPATTFTYFSLLEETMDDGKYDESVQAVFQTYELPLELFAEANPAFDPDEIVRITFLFPEGPGEAMLDDIGFS; encoded by the coding sequence ATGGAACCGACTTTGCGGCACGAAACGATACATCCTTCTCCGATGGCCGCGCGCCTCGGGCGCAGATTGCGTCCGGGGCGCAGGCGGATGCTGGCGCGGGACACCGCCCCGTGGCGCGCCGCCGCCGCCGGCATGTGGGCCGCCGGCGGGGCGATGGCCGCCTTGGGCGCGCTCGGCGCTCCGACCGGGTTCGGCGCCGGCTTCGACATCGCGGGGGCGGTCGCGCTTCATACGATCGGCTTGCTGCTCGCGGGAAGCCTCGTCGCGTGGCTGCTCGCGGTGCTGCATCTCGCGCTGCCCGGCTTCGCGTGCGGCGCCGCGCTTTTTGCGTTATCGGAGGTCGCGCTGATCTTGTTTTTCGGCGATCTCGGGCTGTGGTTTTCGCTTGGTTTCGCTTTCTTTTCGGTCGGAACCCTCGCCCTTGCGGGGACTGCCGCGCGAATGACGTTCAGCCGCCGCTTCGGATGGCGGCGCAAGCTGGGGGCGTGGCTTGCCGTTGCCGGGGCGCTCCTGGCCGTCGGAGCGACGACCGCAGCGTCGGGAGGAACGGCGGCCGAGCCGGCGGCCTTGCCGTCGCCGGAGGCAGCGGGCGAAGCGATCGCCCCCTTGCGGGCGGACGATCCCTCCCGGCCGGGAAGCTATGCGTTCGAGGCCTTTACGTACGGGAGCGGGCAAGACCGGCACCGGCCGGAATACGGCGAGGGGGCGGCCGTCGTGTCGGCCTCCGTCGACGGATCGGCCTATATCCGCAATTGGGCGTGGCTCCGAGAACGATTCTGGGGGTTCGACGAGACGTCCCTTCCGCTGAACGGCCGAGTGTGGATGCCGGAAGGGGAGGGGCCTTTTCCGCTTGCCCTGATCGTGCACGGCAATCATCTGATGGAGGATTTCTCCGACGGCGGGTACGCCTACCTGGGGGAACAGCTGGCGAGTCGGGGAATCGCCGCGGTTTCCGTCGACGAAAACTTTTTGAATTTTTCCGTCTGGTCGGGCATTCCCGACGAGGATATGAAGCCGCGGGCGTGGCTTTTGCTGCAGCACATCCGGCAGCTGCAGGCTTTCGCCGCGGACGCGTCGACGCCTTTTTACGATCGGATCGATTTTGACCGGATCGCGCTGATCGGGCACTCGCGAGGCGGCCAGGCGGCGGCCATGGCGGCCGCGGCCGATCAGTGGTTCGGGGAGGGTGCCGGCTTGCCGGATCCGGACAGCTATTCGATCGCGGGCGTGGCGGCGCTGGCGCCTACGGATACGGCGGTAGACGGACGTGTCACGCGGCTGACCGACGTTTCGTACCTCGTGCTGCAAGGGGCGGCGGATGCCGATATTACGAGTTTTTACGGCGAAAGGCAGTACGGACGCGCCGGCTTTTCGCCGTCTTCCGAAGGGTTCAAAGCTTCGTTGTACGTGGACGGCGCCAACCACGGCCAATTCAATACGACGTGGGGGAGCAAGGACGAGGCGATGCCGGCCGCTTTGTTTTTGCGCTCTCCGTCTCTTTCGGGCGAGGACCAGCGGCAGATCGCGAAAGCGTACCTGACGGCGTTCGCGGAGACGGTGCTGAAAGGCGAATCCGGTTATGAAGCCTTGTTCCGCGATTATCGGGCGGGGGCGCTTTTTCTGCCGGATACGGGATACTGGAGCCGCTACGAGAGCGCGGCATTCGTGCCCGTCGCCCGCTTCGAGGAAACGAGCGACATCGAAGCTCCCGCGGACAGGATCGACGCGGAAGCGGCCGGCACGTCCTACTGGACGCATGAGGAAACGACGGACCGGGACGGCCGTAAAACCGGCAACCGGGCGGTCGCCTTGAAATGGGAGGAAGAAGCCCGCTATACGCTTCTTGCGGAGGAAGCGATGGACGGGCCGTTCGCGGGGGAGAAAGAAGGCGGCAGCGTCAGCCTGGTTTTTTCCATGTCGGACGGGGCCGCGGATCGGGGCGGCGAATCGGAGACCGAGCCCGAAAGCGGGCCGGAGTCGCCGGACAGGCCGGATGCGGAGGGCGGCGCGGCGGAACCGCAGCCGGGCGAAGCGGGCATTTCGCTGTCCGAGGCGGAAGTCGAGCTCGCGGATGCGTCCGGAGCGTCGGCGCGCGTGGCGATAAGCGACGTCATGCCGATTCTGCCCTCGCCGGCCACGACGTTCACCTATTTTTCCTTGCTGGAAGAGACGATGGACGACGGCAAATACGACGAGTCCGTACAAGCCGTATTTCAAACGTACGAGCTCCCGCTGGAGCTGTTCGCCGAAGCGAATCCGGCATTCGATCCGGACGAGATAGTCCGCATCACGTTTTTGTTCCCGGAGGGTCCCGGAGAAGCGATGCTGGACGATATCGGGTTTTCGTAA
- a CDS encoding DUF4183 domain-containing protein, producing the protein MRSISRKKKRRKRKIRPCPALSKKRPRQRRRRKARRPSAACRKKRVSPPRLLRQAGFADPPPGAPGPQGQAGPVGPIGSAGLACPAGPAGFADAAGPEGPAGPTDPAAWPAISVHPVVQRFFFVPPSAISMSEPQVLAAERFENDQGEPATEFPDFGRSGYYNLYVNGVLQEGSLYRVDSRSVALAPTGQTIIAGAPIILESVGFLVRVS; encoded by the coding sequence ATGAGGTCCATCTCCCGCAAAAAAAAGCGGCGCAAGCGAAAAATCCGCCCCTGCCCGGCTCTCTCCAAAAAGAGACCGCGCCAGCGGCGCCGCCGCAAAGCCCGGCGGCCGAGCGCGGCATGCCGCAAAAAGCGCGTCTCGCCGCCGCGATTGCTCCGGCAGGCCGGGTTCGCCGATCCGCCGCCGGGCGCTCCCGGGCCGCAGGGGCAGGCAGGACCGGTCGGGCCGATCGGATCGGCTGGGCTTGCCTGCCCTGCGGGTCCCGCAGGCTTTGCGGATGCTGCAGGACCGGAGGGTCCGGCGGGACCAACGGATCCGGCCGCATGGCCTGCCATCTCCGTTCATCCGGTCGTGCAGCGGTTTTTCTTCGTTCCTCCCTCCGCGATTTCAATGTCGGAGCCGCAAGTTTTGGCCGCGGAACGGTTCGAGAACGATCAGGGCGAGCCCGCGACCGAATTTCCGGACTTCGGGAGATCCGGTTACTATAATTTGTACGTGAACGGGGTTTTGCAGGAGGGAAGCCTTTATCGCGTGGATTCGCGCTCGGTTGCGTTGGCGCCGACGGGCCAGACGATTATTGCGGGCGCTCCGATCATTCTCGAATCGGTCGGCTTCCTCGTCCGCGTTTCCTGA
- a CDS encoding ABC transporter substrate-binding protein, whose amino-acid sequence MKKVRYVGILMICLALFATACSGGGSGGGTNGPAASGESSAPASASGSESGLPEVTLTWYYGVAQVSPDQQLIEDEVNKIIKPKLNATVKLKPIDFGSYTTKLNTASAAGEEFDLVWTANWAFNYDENVKKGAFLPLDDLIDEYAPETKKAIPDFTWDATKHQGQIYAVPNYQTVISRYGINVIKEYADKYGLDPASVKRYEDLEPFLELIKQNEPGIVPFMLVGPLTKFHPFFWGYDDYGVKLGDETYKVNFLEASPEYKQFVELMHSWFEKGYINEDASTVKQIDSSHNGTFAASIEYTMKPGYEAEIKAKNGGRDIIGIPLTDVTTTRTSNIATLTAISRTSKNPERAMMLIELVNTDRELFNLLSFGLEGKHYEKLSDNIVKTNPNGGYTASNWVFGNVFNGYLIEGQAEDTWEVTEEWNQSAVVQPTFGFNFDDTAVKAENANVAAIRAEYEPLLFTGTVDPAEYLPEYIDKLKKAGVEKVHAELQKQLDAWVAEKKQNG is encoded by the coding sequence ATGAAAAAGGTTCGGTATGTCGGCATTCTGATGATTTGCCTGGCTTTGTTCGCGACGGCGTGCAGCGGAGGCGGCAGCGGCGGGGGAACCAACGGGCCCGCGGCAAGCGGCGAATCGTCCGCGCCGGCTTCCGCGTCGGGAAGCGAGAGCGGGCTGCCCGAAGTCACGCTCACGTGGTATTACGGCGTCGCCCAAGTGTCGCCGGACCAGCAACTGATCGAAGACGAGGTCAACAAAATCATCAAGCCGAAACTCAACGCGACCGTCAAGCTGAAGCCGATCGATTTCGGCAGCTACACGACGAAGCTGAATACGGCAAGCGCCGCGGGCGAGGAGTTCGACCTGGTCTGGACGGCGAACTGGGCGTTCAACTACGACGAAAACGTGAAAAAGGGCGCGTTCCTGCCGCTCGACGATCTGATCGACGAATACGCCCCCGAGACGAAAAAAGCGATTCCGGACTTTACGTGGGACGCGACGAAGCACCAGGGTCAAATCTATGCCGTTCCGAACTACCAGACGGTCATTTCGCGCTACGGCATCAACGTGATCAAGGAATATGCGGACAAATACGGGCTGGACCCCGCCAGCGTCAAACGGTATGAGGACCTGGAGCCGTTCCTCGAGTTGATCAAGCAAAACGAGCCCGGCATCGTACCGTTCATGCTCGTCGGCCCGCTGACGAAGTTTCATCCGTTTTTCTGGGGCTACGACGATTACGGGGTGAAGCTCGGGGACGAGACGTATAAGGTGAATTTCCTCGAAGCTTCGCCGGAATACAAGCAATTCGTCGAATTGATGCACAGCTGGTTCGAAAAAGGCTATATCAACGAGGACGCGTCCACGGTCAAGCAGATCGACAGCAGCCATAACGGCACGTTCGCCGCGTCCATCGAATACACGATGAAGCCGGGCTACGAAGCGGAAATCAAGGCGAAAAACGGCGGCCGGGACATCATCGGCATTCCGCTCACGGACGTGACGACGACCCGTACCTCCAATATCGCGACGCTGACGGCAATCAGCCGCACCTCCAAAAATCCGGAGCGCGCCATGATGCTGATCGAACTGGTCAATACGGACCGGGAGCTGTTCAACCTGCTGAGCTTCGGTTTGGAAGGGAAGCACTACGAGAAGCTGAGCGACAACATCGTCAAAACGAATCCGAACGGAGGCTATACGGCTTCCAACTGGGTGTTCGGCAACGTGTTCAACGGCTATCTGATCGAAGGCCAGGCGGAAGATACGTGGGAGGTCACCGAGGAGTGGAACCAGTCCGCCGTCGTGCAGCCGACGTTCGGGTTCAATTTCGACGATACGGCGGTGAAGGCGGAAAACGCCAACGTGGCGGCCATCCGGGCCGAATACGAGCCGCTGCTGTTCACGGGCACGGTCGATCCCGCCGAATATTTGCCGGAATATATCGACAAGCTGAAAAAAGCCGGCGTCGAAAAGGTGCATGCGGAGCTGCAAAAGCAACTGGACGCCTGGGTCGCGGAGAAGAAGCAAAACGGCTAA
- a CDS encoding DUF3898 domain-containing protein, with product MPPYAAPYVAASAETAADDGAYERAREPEAGGEPAAESPLRLAEDGGAEAEDRRRDGAGNADGGGPDYSPDYGAHAGEPGGAGAGAQGHPGRQREASQYEAWAASDKRQLQEKWTHDDVMEATAQIVELQPELELKFKLDDISVKGRMSDYGGSLHIARFRGRYVVLIEGDTFEFEKGLSPVELLYPDELEDVLARVARRNEEA from the coding sequence ATGCCGCCTTACGCGGCTCCATACGTCGCGGCTTCCGCCGAAACGGCCGCGGACGACGGGGCGTACGAGCGGGCGCGGGAACCGGAAGCGGGCGGCGAGCCCGCGGCCGAGTCGCCGCTCCGGCTTGCCGAAGACGGCGGGGCGGAAGCCGAAGATCGGCGGCGCGACGGAGCGGGGAACGCCGACGGCGGCGGCCCGGATTACAGCCCGGATTACGGCGCGCATGCCGGCGAGCCCGGCGGCGCGGGCGCCGGAGCGCAAGGCCATCCCGGGCGGCAGCGGGAAGCCAGCCAGTATGAAGCCTGGGCGGCCAGCGACAAAAGGCAGCTGCAGGAAAAATGGACGCACGACGACGTCATGGAAGCGACGGCGCAAATTGTCGAGCTTCAGCCGGAGCTGGAGCTTAAATTCAAGCTGGACGACATTTCCGTCAAGGGGCGGATGTCGGATTACGGCGGCAGCCTGCACATCGCCCGGTTCAGGGGGCGATACGTCGTGCTGATCGAAGGGGATACGTTCGAGTTCGAGAAAGGGCTCTCCCCGGTCGAGCTGCTGTATCCGGACGAGCTGGAGGATGTGCTTGCGCGGGTGGCCCGGCGGAACGAAGAGGCTTAA
- a CDS encoding ABC transporter permease subunit, whose protein sequence is MNESALKGGRVSNAIFHLFFVLLSIGILAPFLLIVSVSLTDEKALAEFGYSFIPSRFSLVAYDFILQSPAALLRAYGNTIFITVIGTVLSLLLTSMVAYVVSRRDYRLRVPLTVYIFFTMLFSGGLVPFYILMTQYLHLKDSLWAIILPGMLSPFYVLIMKGFMGKIPHELIESTKVDGASERRIFFQMILPLSTPALATLGLFIAFNYWNEWFNALLFIDNDKLVPLQLLLVRIMNTLDFLRNNSEYIQSLGLDMSQLPNESMRMALVILVAGPMMFIFPFFQKYFVQGMTVGSLKG, encoded by the coding sequence GTGAACGAATCGGCTTTGAAGGGCGGCCGGGTTAGCAACGCGATTTTTCATCTGTTTTTCGTGCTCCTGTCGATCGGAATTCTGGCCCCGTTTCTGCTCATCGTATCCGTTTCCCTGACCGACGAGAAGGCGCTGGCGGAGTTCGGGTATTCATTTATTCCGTCCCGTTTCAGCCTGGTCGCGTACGATTTCATTCTGCAGTCGCCGGCCGCTTTGCTGCGGGCATACGGCAACACCATTTTCATCACCGTCATCGGAACGGTCTTGAGTCTGCTGCTCACGAGCATGGTCGCGTACGTCGTTTCGAGAAGAGATTACCGGCTGAGAGTGCCCTTGACGGTTTACATCTTTTTCACGATGCTGTTCTCGGGCGGTCTGGTGCCGTTCTACATTTTGATGACGCAATATTTGCACCTGAAAGACTCGCTGTGGGCGATCATCCTTCCCGGCATGCTGTCTCCCTTCTACGTGCTCATCATGAAGGGCTTCATGGGCAAAATCCCGCACGAGCTGATCGAATCCACGAAGGTCGATGGAGCGAGCGAGCGGCGCATCTTTTTCCAGATGATCCTCCCGCTTTCGACGCCGGCGCTGGCGACGTTGGGCCTGTTCATCGCGTTCAACTATTGGAACGAGTGGTTCAACGCGCTGTTGTTCATCGACAACGATAAACTCGTCCCGCTGCAGCTGCTGCTCGTCCGGATTATGAACACGCTCGATTTTCTCCGCAACAACAGCGAGTACATCCAAAGCCTGGGGCTGGACATGAGCCAGTTGCCCAACGAATCGATGCGGATGGCGCTGGTCATTCTGGTGGCGGGCCCGATGATGTTCATTTTTCCGTTTTTCCAAAAATATTTCGTGCAAGGCATGACGGTAGGTTCGTTAAAGGGGTAA
- a CDS encoding YkoP family protein codes for MRRRVRGEWIRRGYNEDGSSNEYGRKRGEEMNGRETNSLECPAAAAGQTLPSARAPRAANYTVMQKIWLLWEKLAGWGMKLGCDYVLEFGICKVMVKRHTGEAIDCEDGTRIEPGDRIGELHLDNRQMLELARTLGPDRAALQTARLARASLKRIDEAMETRPELIEVKALVGVTLLHRGLIHGLGFECKPLPSKGFERTSTVYLQTLLRFMHPEGANRVSRSKQKLTPLMLVHTRESLRISMARVRSDLS; via the coding sequence ATGCGACGCCGGGTGAGGGGCGAATGGATTCGGCGCGGCTACAATGAAGATGGATCTTCGAACGAATACGGACGGAAGCGGGGAGAGGAAATGAACGGACGGGAAACGAATTCCCTTGAATGCCCGGCAGCGGCGGCGGGCCAAACGCTGCCTTCAGCGCGAGCGCCGCGGGCTGCCAACTATACGGTCATGCAGAAGATATGGCTTCTATGGGAGAAGCTCGCGGGCTGGGGTATGAAACTCGGATGCGATTATGTGCTGGAGTTCGGCATCTGCAAGGTCATGGTCAAACGTCACACGGGAGAAGCGATCGACTGCGAGGACGGCACGAGGATCGAACCCGGCGACCGGATCGGCGAGCTGCACCTGGACAACCGACAGATGCTGGAGCTGGCGCGGACGCTAGGGCCCGATCGGGCGGCTTTGCAGACGGCAAGGCTGGCGCGGGCGTCGTTGAAACGGATCGACGAGGCGATGGAAACGAGGCCGGAGTTGATCGAAGTGAAGGCGCTGGTGGGCGTCACCCTGCTCCATCGGGGGCTTATTCACGGCTTGGGGTTCGAATGCAAGCCGCTACCGTCCAAAGGGTTCGAAAGGACGTCGACCGTCTATTTGCAGACGTTGTTGCGGTTCATGCATCCGGAAGGGGCGAACCGCGTGAGCCGCAGCAAGCAAAAGCTGACTCCGCTTATGCTCGTCCACACGCGCGAGTCGCTCCGGATTTCGATGGCCCGGGTAAGGTCCGACCTCTCCTGA
- a CDS encoding ABC transporter permease, whose translation MTPTTSKSASFLVTNAVFIGRSIRLSLRNAEALLMAILLPVLLMLMFTYVFGGAIDTSGNYVNYVVPGIILLCAGFGSSGTAVDVALDMKNGIVDRFRTMPIRSLGVITGHVVASLARNLLATAIVIGVALLVGFRPSASAPEWLAAVAVIALFILALTWLFAAIGMVAGSPSAASGYGFILLFLPYLSSAFVPTDTMPDWLQGVADHQPITPVIELIRGLLMGTPIGSNGWLAVGWCAAILLASVVWCLAAFRRKAGRR comes from the coding sequence ATGACTCCAACGACAAGCAAGTCCGCCTCTTTTCTCGTGACGAACGCCGTCTTCATCGGGCGCAGCATCCGATTGAGCTTGCGCAATGCCGAAGCGCTGCTTATGGCCATTCTGCTGCCCGTTCTGCTGATGCTGATGTTTACGTATGTGTTCGGAGGGGCGATCGATACGAGCGGAAACTACGTCAATTACGTCGTGCCGGGAATCATTCTGCTGTGCGCCGGCTTCGGCTCGTCCGGCACCGCGGTCGACGTCGCGCTCGATATGAAGAACGGCATCGTCGACCGGTTTCGTACGATGCCGATCCGCAGCCTCGGCGTCATTACCGGGCACGTCGTCGCGAGCCTGGCCCGCAATTTGCTGGCGACCGCCATCGTCATCGGCGTCGCGCTTCTCGTCGGGTTTCGGCCTTCCGCGAGCGCGCCGGAATGGCTGGCGGCGGTAGCCGTCATCGCTTTGTTCATCCTGGCGCTCACCTGGCTTTTCGCCGCCATCGGCATGGTCGCCGGCAGTCCTTCCGCCGCCAGCGGATACGGCTTCATCCTGCTGTTCCTCCCTTATTTGTCCAGCGCCTTCGTTCCGACCGACACGATGCCGGATTGGCTGCAAGGCGTCGCGGACCATCAGCCGATTACGCCCGTCATTGAACTCATACGCGGCCTGCTGATGGGAACCCCGATCGGCTCGAACGGCTGGCTGGCCGTCGGCTGGTGCGCGGCGATTTTGCTCGCGTCCGTCGTTTGGTGCCTCGCCGCGTTCCGCCGCAAGGCCGGGCGCCGGTAA